Sequence from the Flavobacterium sp. J372 genome:
CAAAGACCGATTCGCCAAAAGATATAATCGCAGCCCAAAGGGTTGATGCATTATTAAACCGCCTCTTCATAGAGCCATTGCTCGGATTTGGCTACCCCGAGGCCGACCTGCCCGTGCTGAAGAAGATACGTAAACATTTTAAAGAGGGCGATGAGGCGAAAATGGTCTTTACATTTGATTTCATCGGCATACAGAACTATACACGTGAAGTGGTAAAGCACTCCGTTATTACACCGTATGTGAATGCGGTGCTGGTTGATGCCAAAAAGCGCCAGGTGCCCCTAACCGCGATGGGGTGGGAGGTGTATCCGCCGGCCATATACCAGATGATAAAGAAATTCAACGAATATGACGGCATCACTAAAATATACATCACAGAAAACGGCGCGGCTTTCCCCGATACTATGGTTGACGGGAAAGTGATTGACACTGAACGGATGGCCTATATTCAAAACCACCTGAAACAGGTAAAGAAGGCTAAAGACGAAGGCCTGGAAGTAAGCGGTTATTTTGTATGGACGCTCACCGATAATTTTGAGTGGAATGAAGGCTATCGTCCCAAGTTCGGGCTTATTCATGTAGATTTTGAAACCCAGCAGCGCACTGTTAAGGCTTCCGGAAAGTGGTATGGAAAGTTTTTGGGTGGAGATTGAAAGATTGAAACATTGAAAGATTGGCCCGAATGCTAGCTAAGTAATTATGGATTATAAATCTGCGATCATCTGCCAAATCCGCGTCATCCGCGTTCCATAAAAAGCCTACTCCGCAGTCTCCATTTTAAAATTCATGAACAGGGACTTCACGTTCAGCATCTCGCTCAGGTTGTCATTGTCGAGTGTGTCTTCGTTTTCATCGTTGTCTGTATAGTCTGCCGCATTGAATTTAAAGATGCTCCACTCGCCGTTATCATATTCCAGAGATGTCAGGTTTTCTACCCAGTCGCCCGAGTTCAGGTACAGTACGCTTCCGTTGTGCATCTTTATCTCACGCATTTCTGGCTGGTGAATGTGCCCGCATACCACAAAGCTGTAGCCTTTGTCAATTGCCAGTTCGGCGGCAGTATTTTCAAAATCGTTGATGAACTTCACGGCATCTTTAAATTTTGCCTTTATCTTTTTTGAGAAACTCATCTTCTCACGGCCCATTTTAGTCAGGCACCAGTTAACGAAGCTGTTGAGCAGGATGAGCGTGTCATAACCTACAGCCCCAAGCTTTGCTAGCCACTTTGAGTTTTGCATGGTCACATCAAACACATCACCGTGAAAGAACCATGCCTTTTGTCCGTTGAGGTTCAGCACCAGTTTATTTTGAAGACGGAAGCTCCCCATATTAATGTCAACAAACTTACGCAGCATTTCGTCATGGTTCCCGGTGAGGTAGTATACCGGTACGCCATCGGTAATAAACTTCATGATGCGTCGCACTACTTTCATGTGGCTTTCGGGCCAGTACGATTTGCTGAACTGCCAGATGTCGATGATGTCACCGTTCAGGATAATTTGTTTCGGGTTGATGCTTTTGAGATAAATCAGCAATTCTTTTGAGTGGCAGCCGTACGTGCCGAGGTGAACATCAGATATTACAACGAGGTCAACTTCGCGCTTTTTCATGAAATTTCATCTAATAGAGCTAAATAACTGACTTTAAATAAAGTGCAGGTTAAGGCAGTATTATTTTTAAGTTTTCAGATTTAGAGATAATTTGGAAGACCACAGTATATAAAAAATTTTTAGATGTAATCTTTCCGTTATTAAAAATATGTTAAAAGCTACACCGCATTAAAACAAAACGCCTGCTGAAACCAGCAGGCGTTTTTTCCTATATGATCAAGTAAGACTAAAAGATTACTTTTTTGCTGATAACCGCGCCGTTTGCTGTTTTTACTTTTATTATAAGTGCTTGTTGTTCAGCCTGAAGTCCGTTTGCTTCGGACGAAAGCGCATTTACATTAGTAGTTTCGTATAACTTACGGCCCCTGATATCAAATACAGTTACTTCACTTATCTCTTCTTTTAGTGAATTGATTTTAAGTGTATTATCCTGTTTGAATATAATGATACTGTTCTCATCAGCTACCGGATTTTGAGTGCCCAAAGTTCCGTCAGGGCTATACACAACCTCAAAGCGGCCCGTAAAAGTTCCCGCTGTTGTTGTAAAAGTATAAGGGCTGGCTTTAATATTATGTACAACATTCAACAGGTTATCTTTCAGGTAAATGTCTTGTGTATCGAAAGATCCTTCTGTCCTGTCAATAGCAATTGTATAATCTCCCGATGATGCCACACGCAACTGAAGCGGCTCTGTATTTTCAGTGTTAAAAGGCAACGCACGGCCATGTATCACATATTCTTTTCCGGCCATCGCTGTTGAAAGTACGTTAGGCTTATCATTGATATACTCTGCATCAATACCATTATCCGGCCCATCTGTTGCGCCGTCGATATAACCGGTATACATCTGCGAATATACTCCGGCAGCATTGGTCAGGTTAAGATAAACCCCATGGCTCTCAGGGCGTTGAATGCTGTTGTTCGCATTCCTGAAGAATTGGTTGGATGTATTTTCACTTCGCATGCTGTTATTAAACACAACCTCATTATCCGTTGGGTTTTCAACCATCTGAACTATGAAGCCCTGGCCTGTACGTATAACCCCAAGCGGATCAAGATCGGTATTCGGTTCTCCGTTATCTACATATTGGCCTGACCTGTTCATGGTTACGTAGGCTGACGTTGCTGTTGATGCATTCTTTTTACGCCAAACATAAACCGTCCCTGTAATTACGTTTTCATTCTGCGACAGGAATGCCGGCAGGTTAAGCGGTGAAGGGTAGGGGTTACCAACAAGGTGATAGCTTCCGCCTGTATTTGAAAGCGTTACTGAAATATCGCCATTATTTGGAACTCCCGTAAATTTACCGTTGAAAACCATTGTGGCAGTACCATTATTGTATTGCGTCACAGTACCGTTTATAGTGCCTGTTGGAGCTTGCGTGTCAAAATTATAACCGCCATTTGGCATACGTATAAGATATCCTTTCCCTGGTTCAAAATTACCATTTGCGCCTATATACATTCCATTTTCTTGTCCTTCATTTTCTCCCGGCTCAGGACTGTATTGGTAATAACGCCCCGGAGTTGTAGCTGGTGAAAATGAAACTATATCCTGACCCGCTACCGGCGATGACCACATTACATAGTCATTCCTGAACAGTGGTGAGCTGTCACGCTTAACAGTGATTGCGCCGCTATTGTTGTTTTGTGCATTATTCTGGATCAGGTTACCATTGTTCTCCACCACAAAGTTTTCGGCAGTGGCATTGTTTACTATGTTATTCTCAACGGTAAAGTTTGTACCTGCTGCAACTGTGAATATACCGCTGTTTATCGTTACGCTTTTTGGTGTAAACACGCCGTTTGTACCCGTATTATAGTTGGTTTCAATAGCGGTGTCAATAGTTTCATTTATTACTAATGGAGTAGTGCCGTCAGCGTAGAATTCAGGAACCCATTTAGCAGTACCGTTTACATCTTTCCATGTAACCGTACCTCTTGTAATTACCTCTACAGTTTCAGATTCTGCAGTTGTACAATCAGCTGTATAAGCGCTTACCCTGTAGTAGTATGTTGTAAATGGATCAAGGCCTGTAACTGCGGCAGAAGATGATGACCCACCCGCTACATCAAAGTTTTCATAACCATCAACAAACAGAGGGATAAGGCCGCCGTCATAGGTATGCTTGCCTAAATATGAAATGAAAACATTAGTTGCTACAGTTTCAGCTATCCATTCGTTTGTATTATATGTGGTTGACGGTGATAATACCGATGCTTTCCTTCTCAGGTTTACATCAGCACCCCAGTTGGCGCTGCTGTTTGCCACACCAACAATATCAATCATTGTGCTGCCTTTAAACAAGCCTATTGCATCATTGCCTGTAAAATGCACTGTTGGGCCACCTTGGGCTGATTGGCTAAAATTCAGCGAAGTAGTCAAGCCTGAAGGATGAGCAGGGTCAATAGTCAGGCTGGTAGCTCCATCTGACCTAAGAATGTAAACGCTGCCGGCAGGAAGGCTAACAGCAGGAAAATTGAATATGTATGACGACGTCGCCCCGAAATTCCCGCTACCATTTTGCTGTTGCCTTAGAGAGTATCCCGACAGGTTAACATCCGCACCGGTGCCATTATAAATTTCAAGAGCTTTATTATTGCCCGTCACGCTTTCAATGTATTCTGATATGATAAGGTCGGTACCAAAATTGCCAATCCCAAACTCAGGGCTTGTGCTTACATCAAGTTTGTAACCTGCTGCGTTTTCTACGGCCTCCCAGTTTGCGGTAAAGCTTCCGGCAGCTATTTCAGTAGCTTCGAGGCTTTCAGGCGCTGCAATTGCAGTGGTTGTGAATGAAAGCTGTGCGCTGTAAACCGATGCGCCTGATGTTGTTGTGTATGCCCTGTAATAATACGTTTTACAAGGCAGAAGGTTTTCAAGTGTAACAGTATATGCCCCGCCTGTAATTCCTGTGCCGGCTATCTGTGTGCCGTTACCCGGTGTAAAATTGTTTATTGTGCTGTACTCAATGCCATAGCCCGTATTGGTGGTACAGTTACCTTCTGTTGAAGTTGCGTTTATACTTGCCGATGTCATAGTAATGTTGGCTGCAGCTTCGGCAGTTGCCACGGCAGCATTAAATATACCCGCGCCTGTTACAGGTACTGTCAGCGTTGCGGCAGTGTAAGGCGCTGAGCCCTGTACCACGATATTTCCGTTATAGGCTTGTACTGCTGTTGGGCTGAACTTAACAAATACGGTTATCTCACCTCCGTTAAAGTCTGGAATTGAAAGTGTTGAGGTATAAGTGCCTTCTTCAGTAAGTGAGTAAGTATACCCTGTAAGCGCAGCAACAGTAAGCGTTGCACCCGTCATTCCTGAACCGGTAAATGTGAAAGAACCTGTTTCTGTAGCATTAGTACATACATCACCAAAAGCAAGGTTGTCGGTTTCGCCTAATGTAAGATATTTTAAAGTCGTAACTTCTATTGTATTAGAATTGTCTGTTGTACAATTAGTGCCATACGCACGCACCCTGTAGTAGTATTGGGTATCAGGGTTAAGGCCCGTAACTTCCTGAGATGTGCCTGTCGTGACAGCCAGGTTGTTGTAGCCGGCAATAAGTTGAGAGTTGCTTACTTTAATATCGCTGATCTGGAACCTGTTAAGGCTTGTAGCAGCTGTTTGTATCCTGAATTTAGAGTTTGCAGTGCCTCCTGTTACAGGTATGCTGTAAGTGACAAACTGGTCGGTTAATACAATTGTCTGCAACGTGGCTGAAAAAGTTGAGCCATTTGCTGCATGTAAAATAGTGATTGATTTATTTGTAGTTGAAGATACGTCGTGTTTTGCAGTGATGTATAACGTAGCAATACCACCGGTTGAAGATAGGTTAACAGTAGGTGTTGTAATATGGTGTGTGCCGCTGCCTGTTGCTACCCTCACACTGCCACTTTCTGCATATACATTGGTACCTGTCCATCCTGTAGTTGAGGTAAGGCTGTTTATCTTTTTGTTTTCGGGCGTGGTTGTGTTTGTAACCGCTATATTGTAATCAGTCTCACCTTCAGCAGGTGCAGTAACACCTGAAAAATCTTCGTTTAAGAATATAGTTTCAAAATCAGGGTTGGCGCTTACATCAAGGTAATAGCCTGCAGCTCCCGGTACAGCATTCCAGTTGGCTGTAAAGCCGGTTTGTGTTAGGCCAGTTGCATCTGTACCGGCTGGTGCAGATAGGGCAAGGGTTGTAAATGTACCCTGCGTGCCATAATATGTACCTGTTGCGTCAGTTACATATGCTTTGTAGTAATACACAGTACATGCGGTTAGGCCGGCAATATCAACAGTAAAGTTTCCTGAAGCAAGATTACTGCCTGCTACAGCTGTACCCGTACCATCACCAAAATCAGGTGTAGTACTGTATTCTATACCGTAGCCTGTAATACCGGAACAACCCTGGGTAAGCTGGCCTGCAAGTGTTGCCCCTGTTACTGTTACATTGCTGCTTGTACCTGTTGCTGCCATGGCAGGCGTATTTACACCTTCGCCAAATACAGGTATATTAAGTGTGCTTGTATTGTTTGAGTTAATACCAATTGTACCCGGAACGCCGCCAACTTCTTCAGGGTAAGACTGTACGGCTGTAGGACTGAATTTTACATAAACTGTAATAGCTGAGCCAGTATTGTTGAAGAACAAGCCGTTTTGATAGGTTCCGTTCTCCGTTAAAGAATATGTGAAACCTTCTAAACTATAAACGGCTATCTGCTGTCCTACCGGCACATTATTTGCCTGAAAGGTAAAGTAGCCTGCGTTGCTGGTAGTATTGATACACAAAGGGCCAAATGCAAGGCTGCTGTCTATAAGCGTGAAATAAGGAGTCGATGGTGATGCAGTTGATTCTGTTGTTGAACTGCTGTACGGTGTTTCGATACCCGATATATTACGCGCTTTTACATCAAAAGTATATGATGTGCCCGCACTCAAGCCGGTAACAACAAGCGGTGAAGCAAGCGTAGTGCCTGTAAGCCAAACTTCTGTATCTGTAACGCCGCCCAGACTGTTGATGTAACGTATGCCAACAGGAGTAAGTATCCGTATTACATACTCTGTAGCTGTAGGGTTACTATTTGCATCGTTGGTAACAGTAAGTGTTGTAGTTGTTGGGTTATTTACCACAGGCATACCCGGTGTAGCTGCTTTGCTATAAAAATTATTTATTGCACCGTAGCCTGTTGCAGTACCGTTATTTGCGAAAGCGATATAGTAATATCTTGAGTTGGGTAAAAGCCCTGATATTGCGATAGTAAAAGCGGCATCGGTATCATCTGTATCATCAACTGTAGTTGCATTGGCATTATCTACGGTAAGGTTTTCACCGGTTGAATTCCATACGAAGCCCTTGCGTACTATGGCAGCATTACCGTTGTTTGTTACGCTACCTTTAATATTCGCACTATTTACGCCGGCATCATCCTGGTTATTGAATGTGGTTGTTACCACTGTAGGCGCTACTATGTTGAGTGTAGAAAATGTTACAATGCTTCCATAAGATGTTCCTTCAGGGCTGGTGGCATAAGCCCTGTATTTATAAGATGTATTCATTGACAGCCCCGTTAATGTTGAAGGGTAGCTGCCTGTTCCTGTACCATCGTTGGTAATCCCCAGGTTTGTGGTTATTGTCGGGTCGGCCGATGTTGATAATGCCCATACAATACCTTTGGCGGTTACCGTACTTGCTGTTACTGACGTGCCTCCTGTTGTACCCAAAGCGGTGACGTTACCACCTCCTGTGGCTGAAGTTGTAGTAACATTTGACTGTGCCGTTGTTGTAACTGTTGGCAGGGAGGCTGTGTAGAAGCTTAAAACTGTTGGCGCATATGATGTGCCGGCAGCATTTGTTGCATATGCCCTGTAATAATATAGTGTACCGGGTGTAAGGCCTGTAAGTGTGGTTGTAAAATCACCTGTAGCCGTACCTGTGGCCACTGATTTTGAATGAGATATGGTTGGCGTGGTCGCGGTTGATGAATATACAACACCCCTCTCGGTTAATGTTGCGCCGCCATTGCTTGATATATTACCACCCGATGCAGCGCCGGTTGTTGTAATGGCAGTAGCCGTTACGGTTGAAGCAACTGTTGGAGGATTTCCTGTAGCGTAAGATATTGATACATTGTCAAGCGCTATACCGTCACGTGAGCCGCTACCGCCTAATTCTGTGTAACTCCAGCGGATATATACAGTGCTCGACCTATTATCAAGCGCTGAAATATCAATATTTGTATAAGCTGTTGTCGTACCTTCCGCAATTGTTCCGGAGGCATAAGTCCCACCGGTAACAGCGGTAAATCCGCTTGTTGGAGATGTTGTGCTTATTTCCAGATTAAAGCTGTTACTCCGGTTTTGTTCGCGGATTTTGATTACACTGTAAGATATTTTTAATGCTGACTTACCCGTTGTATTTGTTATTGAAAGTACAATTGAGGAAGGTGAGAATGCACTGCCAGATCCTAAAAGCCCTATTCTTGAGCCATAATTATAATTAGCTCCGGCTGTACTGCTTGAGGTACCAACACTCATCGCGTTGTCAGCAGTAGTCCCGTCATAAGAAGTCCACCCTGTAGGATAGGATGTTCCGCTGGCTCCGGGAGTAGTATTAAAATTTTCAGAATATGGAGATGTAGCGGGTAAGGTCACCTGCGCCCAGGCTCCTACACCTGCTAAAAAAAACATTATCAGAAAAATGCATTTCATCGATTTTTCTTGTAGTAGTTTCTTCATTATAGTATTTTTTTAAATTTTATCCGTTGAATTTTAAGAGGTTACAAATATTGTATTCAAATGTTAACTAAGATACACATTTATATCAACACTCTGTTATCATTTTGTTAACAGGAAAAGCCCCTTGCGGGGCTTCAGGATAAAATCACAAAAACTAAACAAATTTATTATCGCTTGAGCGTGAAATGCGCTTTAAACTCTTTGGTCACTTCCACGCCGTCTGTCATTTCTTTGTATTCTACGGTGAACCAGTAGTCATCTGCCGGTACCGGGCTGCCCATGTAGGTGCCGTCCCATCCCTCGCCTTCAGAGGCTATCTGCTTGATGAGCTTGCCGTAGCGGTCAAAGATGAAGATCTTGGCTGTAGCATTGTTGTTCCGGCTGCCAAGGCCTACGATGTTCCACCTGTCATTGAAGCCGTCTCCGTTCGGGGTGAAGAAGTTCGGGTAGTCGATGATGCTTACATCAACTATGGTAAGCGGCTCACAGGCATCTGCCGTGGTGTCGCGCACTCTCACATCATGGTCTCCCGGTGTCACACCCGTGAAGATGTTGCTTGCCTGCCATGGGCCGTTGTCCAGCCTGTACTCATAGCTGCCATAGCCTTCTACGGTGATGGTTATAGTCTGGTTATCACTAAATGCATTGCTTACCGTATAACCGTTGCCTACCGGTACTGCCTGGCTGCTGCGTACTACCTGTACAGGTGTCTGCGGATTTGATACGCACCCTGTGGCGCTGGTGGCTATCACAGAGTAGGCCCCTGCCTCTTCTGCAAGGTATGATGGCCCTGTGGCTCCCGGTATCACGTTGCCGTCTCTGTACCATACAAAGGTATGGGTGGCATCCAGCCCGCTGTCAAGGGGTAGCGGCCTCACAATTGCACCTGAAGGGTATTCCACACATATGGTGCCTCCTGTAAGCTGCGGCTCAGGGAGCCTTTCAACTAGGATGTCAATGCTTACATACCCCCTGCACGGTGCCTGGGTGGCGGTGTTTGTTACCACTGCCCATACTGTTACCAAATCAGGTGAGTTGGTATTCACATACGCGTTCGGGGTTGCTATGGCCACAGCGGCAGGGTTCACCCTCGGGTCTTCTTCATAATAGGTTACCGTAAACTGCGGCTGCGGCTGGGCGCCTATAATGTCGGCATCCATCGTAGTCAGGTTAAGCTGCGTTATACCGTCATTGGTGCCGTCATTGTCACATGTGTCAGGCACATTGGCAGGGTTTGGCGTGTTGGCTACCGCACCAAGGTCTATAAGAAGGTCAAATGTACCAATGGCATAGCATCCTGTGGCTATGTTGTCGGCACGTACCCATACCTGTTTCTGAGGCACGCTGCTTACGTACTGGTTTGGCATGGCCGGTGCGCCTGCCTGTGCTGCTGCAAGGGTTTCAAAGAACCTCACATTGTAGTCAGCTGCATTCTGGCCTATCAGTATCTGCGGCGTATGGCTGTTAAGTATAAAGGTTGCCGTGCCTATATATGGTATCTGGCATTGTGCATATGGCCTGATAGCAGGGGTATTGGCAGGGTTGCCCAGTACCGGAAGCGGGTTCACCACTATCTGGAGTTCCACCACACTGTAGCACGGGGTATCCAGCGGGTTGCCCGTATTGGCTGTCATCCTTACATAGATGGTAGCGCCGGCGCTTTGGTAGTTTCCTGCATTTGGTATTGCATTGGTGCCTGCCTCAGCATCTGCCATACTGGTATGGAAGGTGATGATGGCCGAGCTGTCATTGTTCCTGATGTCGGCTTCTGCATCGTTCAGGTTAAATTCTGCCATGCCTGCCCCTATTGCAGGGTCTTCGCACTCCTCAAGGGCATCAGGGGTGGTATCCGGGTTCGGCTTTGGCAGCACCCTTAGCGTTAGGGTGGTATAGCTGCGGCATCCTTCAGGGCCGGTTACCCTTACAAACAGTGTCTGCGCGGCTCCTGCAGGCTTCACATAGGCCTCAGGGTTAGCTATGGCCACTGCCGTGGTGTTGGTGCGCGGGTCCTGTACAAAGTATTCTACCGTATAGCCCTGGCCTACACCGAAAGGCCCAAGTATTTCATTGTCTTTTGTGGTAAGGTTAAACGTGGCCGAGCCTGTGCTTGGTATCACATTGCTGCATACTGCCAATGGTGTTGGCGTGGTTAGCTGTAGCGGCTTGCCTATCTCCAGTTCAAAGCTTGCTATGGCGAAGCAGTCATCGCCATCGGTAGCCCTTACCCAGATGGTCTCCCCATTAGTGCCTATATAGGTTGTCGGGTTGGTTATCCTGGGTGCACCTGCCTGGGCAAAACTTTCCTGCTTAAAGTATTCTATGGTATAGCCGGTTCCTGTTAACATGGCTTGCACATCGGCATCACGCTGCCTCAGGTTTACTATGGTCTCGCCGTCCTGGTCATTGCTGTCCTGGTCACACAGCACTATGTTATCAAGCTCTTCCAGCACCGGCGGGGCGGTTACTTTAAGCTCAAGCCTCTCAACCTGGGTGTTTACGCAACCTGTCACCGTGTTCTCTATCCTTAGATAGATAAACTGGGCATTTGGTATTATATTGGTATAGCCTGAGGTATTGGCTATATAGTTATTGTTACCTGCCTGGGCATCTTCAAGGGTTTCGTAAAAACGTATCACAAGGCCAACGCCGTTGTTGATCATTGCTGCTTCAAGGGCCTGAAGGTCAAACACCGCATAGCCGTTGGCGCCGCATGCCTGAAGGTTCTGTGCCGGCGGCATGGTTATCTGCGGAAGCGGCTCTACCCTGATGTCCATCAGCACTACCCTGTAGCAGCCGGTTACAGCATTGGCCACCCTTACAAAGATGGTCTGTACCGTGCTGGTGTTGGTATAGGCTTCAGGGGTGGCTATCGCCCCTGTGTTTGCCTGGGCTGCCGCCATGGTAAGGTGGAAGCTTACATTCACGCCTGTGGCACCGCCTGTTATAGCAGCTATCCTGGTGGTAAGGTCAAACACCTCGCGCTCATCGCCCGGGTTATTATCATCACACAAGGTATACGGCACCGGGGTGTTGGCCACCGGAAGCGGGTCTACCACAAGTTCAAGCGCTACTACGTCATAACAGCCTGTTGGATTTGAGGCTACATTATTGGTTACCCTTACATACAGCGTGGTGCTTGGGCTACTGTAGCTGGTTACGTTGGTAATGGCGCCTGTGCCTGCATCTGCTGCTGTCTGGCTGGTGTGGTAGGTCACCACATAGTCGGCAGGGCTTTGCGTGCCCAGTATCTCGGCATTCCTTGTGCTCAGGTTGAATACGGCTACACCGTCTGTATTGTCATCGCACACATGGTACGGCTCAGGCTCTGTAGCCTCAGGTACCGGGTTGGCGATAAGCTGAAGGGCCACAACATCAAAACAGTCAGTCAGCGTGCTTTGCACTCTTATATATACAGTTGGGACTGCTGCGCCATTGGCGTTAATGTTAGTATAACAGTTATATTGTGCAGGCTGTATTACATACCCGTTGAACTCTGCACCTTCTTCGGTCTCGTGTACCGTAAGGGTGACGTTTGGTATAGTAGCTGTAAGCTGGGCTAGTGTCGGGTTCAGGTTAAAGCATGCCACGTTGTCATTGTTCAGGTCGCACTCCTGAAGCGGTGCCGGGTTCGAGGCTACAGGGCCACCTGCAGATGGATTTACAGTAATAACCTCATTTGAGACACACCCATCAATACTCATTACAGTAACTGTATAACTTCCGGGCTCAACGGTAAAAACATTGCTGGTTTGGAAATTTATTCCATCAAGGCTGTAGGTAAAACCTGAACCAACCGGAGATGTTACCGTGATTGTTCCTGTAGCAGTAGTACATGTTGGCGGCATTTGTGACAATTGCGGTTGTGAAGGTATAGCAGGTGCATTGCCTACTGTTATAGTGCCAGATGCTGTACAGCCGTCAACATTTCTTACAGTTACTGTGTGCTGACCCGGCGTTACATTAGTAAACTGGTTTGATGCCTGGTAAGCGCCGCTATCTAGTTTATATTCAAGCCCTGCTACAGGCAATACTACTATGCTTCCGGTTGAGGTTGTACAGTTTGGAGGC
This genomic interval carries:
- a CDS encoding T9SS type B sorting domain-containing protein yields the protein MLLGTLNMSGQLYQHNFGTTTITTHPYTAAPVTIHPNLSNSSWTNSQNSWTSGVGAPPGQAIQVNTSVGTTSIYLKFNVTTNYQATITSFNFWRVRSNSGPQNWELLINNTSVATGTTPVNTGASVGVTTLPTPVNITGNATIELRLTNATGGWFRLDDFTLNGTVASTCSSIVISSFSPATGPAGTKITILGNGFTGASAVKFNGVSSTNYTVLSNTEIEAVLPSGGTTGKIDVFDAVGCNGSSSGNFSVMTSQCSTPQAPVPDIFISEVYDQKTGSGGMIEIYNPTASTIIFNGQYRLLRYGDIEDNTPTAGYDLVLPGSIGPNSTLLLYGTAPLQSICTTPPSTIQFGNGFNGNDKFELLKNNVVIDVAHITSAAAGFTTRRKPTAIAPKNVFNSADWDIVVHGTSPDPSYCADLGVFNLPTPPTVTPVATKTICAGASTTFTATLSSPTGYSYQWKMLNAAGNWVNVINGPNFSGATSATLTVIAAPASLDDTQYYCEMTSSNCNIKSTAAQLYVINLDPPILSQTPPTCTTATGTITVQPVTGATYSNNGTTFQSSNIFNGLAPGPYTITIKVGNCTASDIITVDPAPGSPATPQLAQTPPTCTIATGTITVTPVAGLEYSLDGGAYQASNIFTGINFGSHTVTVKNAAGCTASNTITVDPAPGSPATPQLTQTPPTCTVAMGTITVTPVAGLEYSLDGGAYQASNIFTGVNSGSHTVTVKNAAGCTASNTITVDPAPGSPATPQLAQTPPTCTVATGTITVTPVAGLEYSLDGGAYQTSNIFTGVNSGSHTVTVKNAAGCTASNTITVDPAPGSPATPQLAQTPPTCTVATGTITVTPVAGVEYSLDGGAYQASNIFTGVNSGSHTVTVKNAAGCTASNTITVDPAPGSPATPQLTQTSPTCTVATGTITVTPIAGLEYSLDSGAYQASNVFTGVNSGSHTVTVKNAAGCTTSNTIIVDPAPGSPATPQLTQTPPTCTVATGTITVTPVAGLEYSLDGGAYQSSNIFTGVNSGSHTVTVKNAADCTASNTIMVSPAPASPQIVNIGIQHPTCTTSFGTIIVNAQGTGLEYSIGALFQANSQFSNLAPGTYNVTVKNADGCEDFGTAVINAVPLAPVQPVAIPVQPTCSTSGSISVNPIAGVEYSLDGGPYQTSNIFNNVSQGTHIITVRNAANCTNASDPVTINAAPAIPNAPILSQTPPNCTTSTGSIVVLPVAGLEYKLDSGAYQASNQFTNVTPGQHTVTVRNVDGCTASGTITVGNAPAIPSQPQLSQMPPTCTTATGTITVTSPVGSGFTYSLDGINFQTSNVFTVEPGSYTVTVMSIDGCVSNEVITVNPSAGGPVASNPAPLQECDLNNDNVACFNLNPTLAQLTATIPNVTLTVHETEEGAEFNGYVIQPAQYNCYTNINANGAAVPTVYIRVQSTLTDCFDVVALQLIANPVPEATEPEPYHVCDDNTDGVAVFNLSTRNAEILGTQSPADYVVTYHTSQTAADAGTGAITNVTSYSSPSTTLYVRVTNNVASNPTGCYDVVALELVVDPLPVANTPVPYTLCDDNNPGDEREVFDLTTRIAAITGGATGVNVSFHLTMAAAQANTGAIATPEAYTNTSTVQTIFVRVANAVTGCYRVVLMDIRVEPLPQITMPPAQNLQACGANGYAVFDLQALEAAMINNGVGLVIRFYETLEDAQAGNNNYIANTSGYTNIIPNAQFIYLRIENTVTGCVNTQVERLELKVTAPPVLEELDNIVLCDQDSNDQDGETIVNLRQRDADVQAMLTGTGYTIEYFKQESFAQAGAPRITNPTTYIGTNGETIWVRATDGDDCFAIASFELEIGKPLQLTTPTPLAVCSNVIPSTGSATFNLTTKDNEILGPFGVGQGYTVEYFVQDPRTNTTAVAIANPEAYVKPAGAAQTLFVRVTGPEGCRSYTTLTLRVLPKPNPDTTPDALEECEDPAIGAGMAEFNLNDAEADIRNNDSSAIITFHTSMADAEAGTNAIPNAGNYQSAGATIYVRMTANTGNPLDTPCYSVVELQIVVNPLPVLGNPANTPAIRPYAQCQIPYIGTATFILNSHTPQILIGQNAADYNVRFFETLAAAQAGAPAMPNQYVSSVPQKQVWVRADNIATGCYAIGTFDLLIDLGAVANTPNPANVPDTCDNDGTNDGITQLNLTTMDADIIGAQPQPQFTVTYYEEDPRVNPAAVAIATPNAYVNTNSPDLVTVWAVVTNTATQAPCRGYVSIDILVERLPEPQLTGGTICVEYPSGAIVRPLPLDSGLDATHTFVWYRDGNVIPGATGPSYLAEEAGAYSVIATSATGCVSNPQTPVQVVRSSQAVPVGNGYTVSNAFSDNQTITITVEGYGSYEYRLDNGPWQASNIFTGVTPGDHDVRVRDTTADACEPLTIVDVSIIDYPNFFTPNGDGFNDRWNIVGLGSRNNNATAKIFIFDRYGKLIKQIASEGEGWDGTYMGSPVPADDYWFTVEYKEMTDGVEVTKEFKAHFTLKR